DNA sequence from the Pomacea canaliculata isolate SZHN2017 linkage group LG7, ASM307304v1, whole genome shotgun sequence genome:
TTGGTGTAAAAACCATCGTATTTTAATATACCAAACAGTGGGAACATTTTATAAAACGATACTTCTTCACATTAATTTAAAGCTGACTTATAAAAGCTAattttagacaaatacaggacGTAAGAATACAGAACCTGGACCGTAAACCCAATTGTTTACATCACTATAACCTTAGTAGGTACATATTCTTCCTGTACCGGAAGtcggtatttattttttgattctCCGTTCACGTTTCTTGTTCATAAGCATTTATTTCATATCTTTCTtaaacagcttttatttttacgaAGGTTAAAAACTATTTGATAATAATATCTGATTAATTAATATCtgataaacaaaactgtaattttacccttaaaaaatgtgttattcgtatgagaaataaagaatttcagaaaactgtaaaacaaattaCTTGGAATTATTCCTCCTTGTCATCGGtatttttatctgatttttGCTAGAAATGATCaattaaactaaactaaaatttataaacatttttaacgaATGATTTCATATGCTGAATTTCTTGAAAAACTTTATGAAATCTTTTTATGGCAAGCCTTTGTAAATATCCGATATATAACGAACAAAATGTGACATTTATGGTTATGCTCACTTGATAATCCCGAAGACAGGCATGATAAAAAGATGTACTTAAGCTGACAGGAGATTGTATAagttatatatttgttttcttttaaagaacaaaaaggtCTCTTCGTTGGCCCATAGACATGAGGGTGTGTGATTGATCGATACACTATTACCACAAAATCAAATCACGCTAACAATGTCTATTATTCATACTTTATTgatgttttaatttataaatataattatatatatattgttgcaTTTGAATTATGAAACACAATAACACGTCTACACTCACtttgaatgtatatatatagtcaaaTTTCTTCTGTGAATAGTCGAAAACcgtttttaaagtttgcttttattatccaaaagaagtaaaaaattaaCGAAAGTAAATAATCTTAGTAAAGATGTAACAAGATTATCACTATCCTTCGCTCAGTCCCATAAAGCAAATCGTAGTTTTTTTCCTACTTACCTTCTCCGATTTTCTCTTTTGAAGTTAATCCACAGTTTTCTCCAGCGAACAGCAGGATGAAAGTAAGTGTGAAATAGAATAAATTCTTACAAGTCTCCCCGTGATCCGTTTCGCGAAAAGGATAAGAAAAATCTGCTCGGAAAATCATGATGTCAAATCGCAAATGACTGAATTTTTCTGTAataatgtaatttgtttttgttttcactaaaaCTAAGATATACagtgcaaagaaacaaaatatagtttACTGACAGAATATTTTGCTTAGGAAGTGAATTTTTAACAACCTTCAACGACGACTGTCATCTCATAGGACGACTTCAGTGAAAAAGGTTCTTCTTCCTCATCAGTTGTTTTAGTGACCACTGTACAGGTGTAGACACCAGTGTGTCTCCTATGATTCGCGGCTGTGATCTGTAATTGTCCAGTAGTACTGTTTACTCTACCAGACCACGTGATGGACTCAGGAGGGGGATTGCTGTCAGCTTCACACCAAAGTATAATATTTGCTCCTGGTGTTATTTTTGAAGGATCCATATAATTCTGCTGTGATGTTGTCACGCTGTCAGTGCGAGTTACTCTTATGAGAGGTTTATCTGCAAAAGTGCATAAGCCCTAAGGAAATAAAGCTCATTTTATGCATATTAGTATAACTATCTGTATACACAGAATGCAAATCAAAAGTATCACGTACCATAGCCATGTTAAAGTAAATGGCATGTGTAAGGTTAAGCAAAACCCATCCTTTCACAACATACAGCTTTTCTGATAGAATCAGGTAGCCacttttttccagaaagatGTTGGGTACATCAGAAGTTGACATTCTGCACTGGCTTTAAGTCTATAGAATTTTTGTACACATTTGAATTTTCATACAAATACACTTGTATgtactttaatttaatttgtgcacttgttttatatatatatatacttatcaACGTATAGATCTCTATCATCGCTCTAGAAAccaatcagtttttttctcgCCTCTCTGCTTGCCTGTCTGTAAATTTTTACTATTAATCAATGTTCATAGAATTTCAAACTGcatttcgttaaaaaaaatattttgtttatacatattttaGCTCAGAATGTCAGAGTGGGCTTACAATACACCTGCAGTACCAGCGCCTCACTGGACACGCGAATATTTTGACCATCGACTGTAAAGCTGGCCGTGCATTTCACACGGCGTCCATTGTGGCTTCTGGTCAGATTGTCAAAAATTAGATCGGCACCAGACGGTTGACCATTTGCTGTCTCTGTCCAGGTATATTCATTCGCTGGTTGATATTTGTATAAGATCCAACATTTTAGAACTATATTTTTTCCCTCCGTCATCGGGTACGTTTCTTTGTCGGGCATAATATAAACAGAAGGTgctgaaagatgaaagaaaagtagaatTTAAAATCTTGAATTAAACTAGTCTTTACCTATCtcttgttgtagtagtagtaataatagtaataatgtgtGATTCGTATAGTGCCAAACTATCAGCTTTTATCTctatatatttttcctttgaaaCTCACCAAAATACTGCCTAAAAAGTAACTTACATTCACTGCAGTCAACGTCCGAGtttttacagacattttctaTTCCGAATGATCTCTGGTTGCAGTCAAAGACACTGCTCTCATCGCCACTACATGCAAATTTCATCAGTAAAGCATTCTGTCTTGCTCCGGGTGGCCATCCTTCCAATAACACTCCTGTGCTTCTACATCatagtgaaaacaaaacaagatgtttACCATATTTTGAtagcatgttaaaaatatttaacagctTCAAATTCTGAGACCTTACTGCATTGGTGGTTCGGTGGGTGGTTGGGCGGTTGGTTGGTATCGTTTTCTTCCCCGTAATTCTTTAGTAAGGAACAAGATATTTTACCTTGAAAATCCGAGCTCTCGGCAGATAACTCTGGCAGTCATGTCGTCGGAGACACACACTGTTTGCCACTCACTGCCAACCTTCATCTCCACACGACCCATGTTGAGTTTAGCACGAGGCATTCCAGTTAAACGTATCTTGTCACGATCTGTGAAATTAAATAATACTCAATATTCTaacaatcttttttctttaaaacccCAAACTAAGTGCAAAGTCTGAACCATTAAGGAATACAGTATATTTTataagatttttgttgttttctgtaaatagTAAAATCATTGCTGTAGTCAAAAGCATCCCCTccttactgatgttacagatgACGCCGACATCCTTCAAGTAGTCACAGTCGCTGGTATAGAAACCCTGATGGTTGCAATGTACTAGACTGTCTTCCGTTCCATTACAACGGCCAGCGTCAAGAATGTACCCTGTTCCTTGACCATATCTGTCTGAACTCACAGCTACTGCGCCGGTGCTGTCGGTATACACATTCACATGAGGCTTAGCAATAAATTGTACTCAACGCCGCTATTTATTTAGTGATGAGAATAACTACATAggtgtcttattttaatttctagaaGATGGAAGTTATTATTGAATATTTCAATTACTAGATTTTGGAAATTGTTGTTCGatcttaaagaaaagaaaagaaaaaatcaacacttcaaacagcaatatttcttaaaattaagtttttataaacaatgattttttttttcgctccctgtgccttttaaaaatttcagaatcaaaagacaaacaataaaactatcTTTTTTTTGCCTGCTGTAGCTCAAAACTAAAGCAAGGTTATCGACGATGTAGTACACGaatatacaaattttatataACTATTGTATGATTCTCTACACTATGGTGAAACTTCATAAGGGAGCGAAATCATTCCAACATAGtgtttaatttagttttactCGACACGCTCTTACAAGACAGGGATGTATCAGAAACCTGTTAAATCCTAGCATTCTGCAGGACACCCGAGCCTCACTCTTTCCAAATCTCACACCACACACTGTGCTCCATTCTCGGTTGAAAAAGATCTCAAGACGCCCAGCTTCTGACGTCCCGTTAACCAGACGTGCAGTCATCGGCTCACCTAATAGTTAGATAACATAAAACCTCTTTTGGTTGATAAGTAATCACCCTTTTTCTCATATTACTTTATGAACGCTTAATAAAATGTATCAAGTGTGACAATTATTCTAAGCTCAACACGCGTTATGATAAAGTACACTACATCACAGTCAAAGGCCGTGCCtgtaattcttttctttttagcgGGTCCTAAACATATGCTGTAAACATACTTTGATTTTATAATATCTAACGATTGTCACCTTGGAGTAGGGTAGGCACAAGAGAATAGTAATATCCTTTTATTGTGCAAgcgaaatattatttaaaaaatggatttttcGTTCTTACTGATATTACAGATGATACCAATATCTTCAGAATGAGAACAGTTGCCGCCGTATAACACACTGTGTTGGCACTCTTCCAGACTGGTTTCATTCCCTTTACACACCACGTCTTGAAGGAGAATGTGGTCTGACCCTTGTCCGTATCTCGCTGAACTTACAGCAACAGCTTCATTGCTGTTGGAACACAATTATACAATACTCAGATTAATCCAATTAACATATACTTGGAAAGGATCAGTGACACATACAGTCatgtatttcttttgttgtaatatatgtattactggactgaggaaatctttctctctctctctccctctttaaCACACAGACCAATACTTATGCACAGACTTAATCTTATCTTTACGTGGAAGCATTTAAAACtggaatattttaaaactagatttttataaaatagtttCTTCATCTGTTTACGCAACATTGTGTTTTGAGCCATTGCGTATAACTTAACAAGATTGCACTTTTTCAAtttaacttaaataaaaaatagaaaacaaaactttttttgccAGCAGTATCTAACAACGAATACTTGATTATCGTCGTAATATGGCAAATCTCTTATGCACACACGAActagcacagacacacacaaacacacaaacacacatacacaccacgcCTATTCAATAACATGATTTCGCATAAGCGTAGACTCAATTATCTCTAAACGTTTGGCCCCTTAAAATATAGCACAAAGCGTTTCCCAAGTACCTTATCCAGCAAAGTtcaagctgtttttttttttattgtcatgttttaaaatattactacaTTTACATAAAACTTAAAGCTATTTCAGTGAAATAGTAAAACATATTAACAGTTGCAGTCCTCAGTAATTTAATCTTAACTTGATACATGGACGGCTTACTTAGGCCAACAAATGGAGTCGGGTGGTACCCGGCAGGGCCTTAAGACATTTGCGGGCAAGCCAATTAATTTTCAAGTTTAGATCAAATCATGATCGTGATTAGGTTTTTataaacaatgatttttttttcttcgatttGCCTTTAAACACTTCAGaatcaaaagacaaacaataaaagtatCTTTTTTGCCTACTGCACATCAAAACTAAAGCCAGATTATTGCCGATGTAGCACACGAATATACTAATTTTATATAACTATTGTAGGCTTCTCTACACTATCGTGAAACTTCATACGGGAGCGAAATCATTCCAACATAGtgtttaatttagttttactCGACACGCTCTTACAAGACAGGGATGTATCAGAAACCTGTTAAATCCTAGCATTCTGCAGGACACCCGAGCCTCACTCTTTCCAAATCTCACACCACACACTGTGCTCCATTCTCGGTTGAAAAAGATCTCAAGACGCCCAGCTTCTGACGTCCCGTTAACCAGACGTGCAGTCATCGGCTCACCTGGTagttagataaaataaaaacctctttTGGTTAATATGTAATAGCCCAAGAGAATAGTAATAACATTGTATTGAGcaagagaaatattaaaaaaaaaagatttttcgtTCTTACTAATATTGCAGATGATACCGATATCCTCAGAATGAGAACAGCTGCCGCCGTATAACACATTGTGTTGACACTCTTCCAGACTGGTCTCATGTCCTTTACACACCACGTCTTGAAGGAGAATGTGGTCTGACCCTTGTCCGTATCTCGCTGAACTTACAGCCACAGCTTCGTTGCTGTTGGTACACAATTATACAATTCTCAGATTGGTACAATGAACATGTACTTGAAAAGGATCAGTGACATACAGTCATGTATTTCTTTTGCTGTAAGACGTGTAATACTGAAGTGAGGAAAtggtgctctctctctctttaacacACAGACTTAATCATatttaaaactggaaaaaagatctatatatatatttaaaatttttataaaatagtttCTTGATGTGCTTAGGCAACATGATGCTATGAAGTGAACTATTGCACATAGCTTAACAAGATAACGCCtttaaaatttgacttaaaGAAAATTAGAAGCAACAAGACGAGTTTTTTGCCCGCAATgtccaacaacaaaaactggaTTATCGTCGTAATGAGGCAAATCTCTTATGCACACCTGTGCTCACgctcgcatacacacacaccacaaaatcACATGTTCCCGCCTAAGCGTATACTCATTTTTCTCTAACGCTTAACCCTTTAAAATATTGCACTTAGGTTTCCCAAGTACCTTATCCAGCAAACTTCAAGCTTCTTGTTTGttgtcatctttttaaaatgttactacaattaaataaaacttaaagaTAAGTATTTAGCGGTGTCTAGATTCAGCTAAATactaaaacatatttacagTTGCAGTGCTCAGTAATTTTTATCTTAACTTGATGCATTTACAGTTTACTTAGCTACAAATGGAGCCAGGTAGTACCCAGCAGGGTCTTCAAACATTCATCGGCAAGCCaattaattttcaaatttatatCAAACCATGATCCTAATTTACTGGTCACGTTATTATTGAATTCCCTGTGCTTACTTTATGACAAGCTTCACTAGATCCTCATCAAGGAAAGGGTCATCAGCGCTCACTATAGTCTTCCACCACCTACCATCACCGCTAACGCATCATCCACATAACGATAATGAAAATCATCGTAAATTGCACACACCAAATCCTAAAAACATCCGCATTGCCCATGGGGTCGACTCATCGGTATTTTTTGGCATGGAAGTACATAAGACGCAGCAGAGAAGAGGCTTGGAAACTCAACCAATCATGTACAGCTGATAAAAGATTTTGTGCCCTGTTCTTTCTTCCCTGTTTCCTAGCAACCTATTTCACTGTTTGCTTGCACGTTGTCTCTCATACATCATGACCTTGAGGACGGTCTCGGAATAGTATTATATCTGACgaaatgtacatattttgttttgtagtttttctaAGTAAAAGTGAATATGAGGAATGTTTAAGCAGCGCTTTCTTATCATCTATTGTTGCTGCCTTTGTCAGCGTCTGGATTCTGTTCTTTCGGGTCTTCTTGGCGCTGGATTTTAAGCGTCTAGGAACAGAATGAAGATGATCTGGTGATGCACCATTCCATCTGATGAGTATCAAAGGAGTGTCTTTGATCTTTTGTAGGAGTCTTGGATGTTGGCCAATGAAGTCGATAGCTCTGTACAAACGTTTGGACGCTTACGCTCCGTCCCCGATTCCGTTAAGGACAAATTTACTGCCCATTGCTGGTAGATTTCTGGACCGACCTTAACATTCCAATCGCAGAGAACAATGCGGATTGTGGGACAgccaatttattttattagttacaGCAAAGGCCTACATAATTTTTACTAGTTTGCggtatttattatattattataatattattatattatacaaaATTTGACATTAGAAAACAACTGCTGTAGTATTGCAAgctaaattaacaaattcagCTGACAAATAATGAGCAAAGTGGTGCGCCAGACAACTTACCTGTGGAATCCCAGCATCTTGCAGGCTGCCCTCGCCTCTCTTTGTCCAAATCCTCTGTTACACACCGTGCTCCAttctctgttaaaaaatatctctagacgtcctgcaTCTGACGTTCCGTTAAGTACACGAGCTGACATCTGCTCAGCTGTAAATGTCAAACAAAAGCACTTTAATTCAAGGAAAAATCTTTATGTATTTTCTGCAATTCGTTTTTAGTTTGAAAGTCCTTTATGCAGTAAAAGCTTTTAATTCTATAATTGGACAGTCAATTTTACCCTCTGGAGGCAACGGTAGAAAGATTTGAAAACTTTACAATTCCATAGTTAATATATTTCTCAATTTGAAATATCATGAAAATTATCGATTATTGTCTCTTACTATTCTTTACAGGAAACCGGCCCGAACCGATGGAAACGGAGATCGCAATCActctgtgttgtgtgtatgcgtgcgtgcgtacgtgcatACGAGTGTGAAATCGGTCGTAAGTCCTGCTTTTCTACATGAGATGTTTTGAAGACGTGAGAATTGTGCGAAGTTCTTGACGTTGGTCAAGGAAAATTGTCGGCCATTGTCTTTGATGACCACACAGGGTAGTCCAAAGATAACGACAGGACCCTTATTTAACTAGACTGAACTACTGACGCGGATTAGTTTGCCAATCTCTCTGTAGTTcgtgaaaaaaatgtgtaactaTCTGACAGATATCTGACAGACTCTGGCAGATCTCATAAGTGAAGACAAAGTTCTTGATATTGCT
Encoded proteins:
- the LOC112569220 gene encoding deleted in malignant brain tumors 1 protein-like; this encodes MLGFNSTTAVAVGSAKYGAGSGPILFSHLQCVGNETSLAQCQHSGLYRHNCGHWEDVGVACNITDQMTARLSGGTSQAGRLEIFFTGEWSTVCVKQFGQEEAEVACRMLGFQSSGAVAVSPLRYGQGSGHILLNMVICHGTETSLEQCRHDILYTIDCDHSEDVGVVCNITEQMSARVLNGTSDAGRLEIFFNREWSTVCNRGFGQREARAACKMLGFHSNEAVAVSSARYGQGSDHILLQDVVCKGHETSLEECQHNVLYGGSCSHSEDIGIICNISEPMTARLVNGTSEAGRLEIFFNREWSTVCGVRFGKSEARVSCRMLGFNSNEAVAVSSARYGQGSDHILLQDVVCKGNETSLEECQHSVLYGGNCSHSEDIGIICNISEPMTARLVNGTSEAGRLEIFFNREWSTVCGVRFGKSEARVSCRMLGFNSTGAVAVSSDRYGQGTGYILDAGRCNGTEDSLVHCNHQGFYTSDCDYLKDVGVICNINRDKIRLTGMPRAKLNMGRVEMKVGSEWQTVCVSDDMTARVICRELGFSRSTGVLLEGWPPGARQNALLMKFACSGDESSVFDCNQRSFGIENVCKNSDVDCSESPSVYIMPDKETYPMTEGKNIVLKCWILYKYQPANEYTWTETANGQPSGADLIFDNLTRSHNGRRVKCTASFTVDGQNIRVSSEALVLQVYYKPLIRVTRTDSVTTSQQNYMDPSKITPGANIILWCEADSNPPPESITWSGRVNSTTGQLQITAANHRRHTGVYTCTVVTKTTDEEEEPFSLKSSYEMTVVVEGC